Proteins encoded in a region of the Rutidosis leptorrhynchoides isolate AG116_Rl617_1_P2 chromosome 9, CSIRO_AGI_Rlap_v1, whole genome shotgun sequence genome:
- the LOC139865649 gene encoding nodulation receptor kinase-like: MEGTNYQNSKLVCCFMVLYIFIVIQSTSSQEDFVSIQCCADSNYTDPNHITWVPDDKWFSDNGQCQDIVTPQQNGTTNDQARFFNTNYGTKWCYDLPTIKGQDYLIRGTFPSEDLNDGPTTTFFNVSIGISPIGQVNSSYEVEVEGIVRATNDYIDFCLLKRQGNPYVSKIELRPLDFDYGEPSSVLKMVSRIDVGNTREDIRFPQDPFDRIWKAGSDSNQNSNSTTLEPTNTVVPTGTQLFPPIEVLNTAQTNPDRLEFLHNFRSEYTDYIIYLYFLELNGSVQTGQRVFDVYINDQKREQIDVMSNGSNYKALKLNFTASQFLNLTLLKDSKESQFGPICNAYEIFQVRQLLQATDQEDVDVIFKIKNELLVENKDNEILQSWTGDPCLPNSWHGVNCTQVNGTTVITKLDLSYGKFRGELAQSITMLTHLIELNVSFNQFTNSIPVFPSSSVLASMDLQNNNFTGKLPDSLFTLTHLTQLYYGCNKDLNNELPTSKISHTIATDYGMCRGQKSSHHRRIILIAGVALLVIGVIIACVICIYKRRKMVDKRSEGKRHIMTKNAIYAIQSSKDDISLKEISIESFTLEQIESAIQQYKTLIGEGGFGSVYRGTLNDGQEVAVKVRSATSTQGTREFNNELNLLSAIRHENLVPLLGYCCENDQQILVYPFMSNGSLQDRLYGEASKRRALDWPTRLSIALGSARGLTYLHTFSGRSVIHRDVKSSNILLDHSMCPKVADFGFSKYAPQEGDSNASLEVRGTAGYLDPEYYSTQNLSAKSDVFSYGVVLLEIITGREPLNIHRPRNEWSLVEWAKPYIRNSRIDEIVDPSIKGGYHTEAMWRVVEVALACIEPFSAYRPSMVDIVRELEDALIIENNASEYMKSMDSFGGSNRFSIERPMSHLPIIPTPTPSEPESLLSQPAPPQPR, translated from the exons ATGGAAGGAACAAATTACCAGAATTCGAAACTGGTTTGCTGCTTTATGGTACTCTACATCTTCATAGTCATCCAATCAACCTCTTCACAAGAAG ATTTTGTAAGCATACAATGTTGTGCTGATTCTAATTACACTGATCCAAATCACATCACATGGGTACCAGATGATAAATGGTTCTCTGACAACGGACAATGCCAAGACATAGTGACACCACAACAAAACGGTACAACCAATGATCAAGCTCGATTCTTCAACACCAACTATGGTACAAAATGGTGTTACGACTTGCCTACTATAAAAGGTCAAGATTATCTTATCAGGGGAACATTTCCGTCAGAAGATTTGAACGACGGACCTACAACAACTTTTTTTAATGTTTCGATTGGTATTAGTCCAATTGGGCAAGTGAACTCATCATATGAAGTTGAGGTTGAAGGGATTGTAAGAGCTACTAACGATTACATCGATTTCTGTCTATTAAAGAGACAAGGAAATCCTTATGTCTCCAAGATCGAATTAAGGCCATTAGATTTTGATTATGGAGAGCCTTCAAGCGTTCTCAAAATGGTGAGTAGAATTGATGTTGGGAACACAAGAGAAGATATAAG GTTCCCGCAAGACCCGTTTGATCGAATCTGGAAAGCTGGTTCAGACTCGAACCAAAACAGCAATTCCACAACACTAGAGCCCACCAATACCGTTGTTCCAACTGGCACACAACTGTTTCCTCCTATCGAAGTTCTAAATACAGCCCAAACCAATCCAGATCGTTTGGAATTTCTTCATAATTTTCGATCAGAGTACACTGATTATATCATCTACCTCTACTTTTTAGAACTTAATGGCTCAGTGCAAACAGGACAACGAGTTTTCGATGTATACATAAATGATCAAAAACGGGAGCAGATTGATGTGATGTCTAATGGTTCCAACTATAAGGCTCTCAAATTAAACTTCACAGCAAGCCAATTTCTGAATTTGACCTTATTAAAAGATTCTAAAGAATCTCAGTTCGGACCAATTTGCAACGCTTACGAAATTTTCCAAGTACGCCAGTTGCTTCAAGCTACTGATCAAGAAGATG TTGATGTGATTTTTAAGATAAAAAACGAGCTGTTGGTGGAGAACAAGGATAACGAGATTTTACAAAGTTGGACAGGCGACCCATGTCTGCCGAATAGCTGGCATGGCGTGAATTGCACCCAAGTCAACGGAACAACAGTCATAACTAAACT GGATCTATCTTATGGAAAATTTCGGGGAGAACTTGCACAGAGCATCACGATGTTGACTCATCTTATAGAGCT AAATGTGAGCTTTAATCAATTCACCAACAGTATCCCCGTATTCCCATCTTCATCGGTTCTCGCCTCAAT GGACCTGCAAAACAATAATTTCACAGGAAAATTGCCGGACTCGCTTTTCACCCTTACACACTTGACACAGTT ATACTACGGCTGCAATAAAGATTTGAACAACGAGCTTCCAACAAGTAAAATTTCACACACTATTGCTACAGA TTATGGAATGTGCAGGGGACAAAAATCATCGCATCATCGACGCATCATTTTAATAGCAGGTGTGGCTTTATTGGTTATTGGAGTGATAATCGCTTGTGTAATTTGCATTTACAAGAGAAGGAAGATGGTTGACAAGCGATCAGAAGGGAAAAGACATATAATGACTAAGA ATGCGATTTACGCAATTCAAAGTAGCAAAGATGATATCAGTTTGAAGGAAATATCCATAGAGAGTTTTACTCTTGAGCAGATAGAAAGTGCAATACAACAGTACAAAACCTTGATTGGTGAAGGCGGTTTTGGATCTGTTTACCGTGGTACTCTAAACGATGGTCAAGAAGTAGCTGTAAAGGTCCGGTCAGCAACTTCAACACAAGGAACCCGTGAATTTAACAATGAg TTGAACCTTCTATCAGCTATTCGGCATGAGAATTTGGTACCACTTCTCGGGTACTGCTGTGAAAATGACCAACAAATTCTAGTTTATCCATTTATGTCTAATGGGTCCCTACAAGATCGGCTATATG GTGAAGCATCAAAGCGAAGAGCACTAGACTGGCCCACCAGACTTTCTATAGCTCTAGGATCTGCTAGAG GTTTGACATATCTTCATACGTTTTCGGGACGATCAGTGATACACAGGGATGTGAAATCAAGTAACATACTGTTAGACCATAGCATGTGTCCCAAGGTCGCCGACTTTGGCTTTTCAAAATATGCACCTCAAGAAGGAGATAGTAATGCCTCCCTAGAAGTAAGGGGAACAGCTGGATACTTGGATCCAGA GTACTATTCAACCCAGAATTTATCCGCCAAGAGTGACGTCTTTAGCTATGGGGTTGTGCTTCTTGAAATTATAACCGGGCGAGAGCCTCTAAATATACACAGGCCACGAAACGAGTGGAGTTTGGTTGAATGG GCAAAACCGTATATAAGAAACTCTAGAATCGATGAAATAGTGGATCCAAGTATAAAAGGAGGATATCACACAGAGGCAATGTGGAGAGTTGTGGAAGTGGCATTAGCATGTATTGAGCCATTTTCAGCTTATAGACCATCCATGGTTGACATTGTGCGTGAGCTAGAAGATGCTTTAATTATAGAAAATAATGCATCTGAATACATGAAATCCATGGATAGTTTTGGAGGATCCAATCGGTTTTCAATCGAGAGACCAATGTCTCATTTACCTATAATACCCACACCAACTCCATCAGAACCAGAATCTCTCCTTTCACAACCAGCTCCTCCACAACCAAGATAA
- the LOC139867673 gene encoding protein BRICK 1 has product MARAGGITNAVNVGIAVQADWENREFISHISLNVRQLFDFLVQFEATTKSKLASLNEKLDTLERRLELIEVQVGTATANPNLFKT; this is encoded by the exons ATGGCACGAGCAGGTGGAATAACGAATGCGGTAAACGTAGGAATTGCAGTACAAGCTGATTGGGAGAATCGAGAATTCATCTCTCATATCTCTCTCAATGTTCGTCAATTATTTGATTTCCTCGTTCAATTCG AAGCTACAACAAAGAGCAAACTCGCATCTCTGAATGAGAAACTCGATACGTTAGAGCGTCGTCTGGAATTGATTGAAGTGCAAGTTGGTACTGCTACAGCCAATCCAAATTTATTCAAGACTTGA